A stretch of the Coprobacillus cateniformis genome encodes the following:
- a CDS encoding MurR/RpiR family transcriptional regulator, with the protein MLKKDFKKSGLQVILSEYLFNIKKFDTNFIIAKVMLDRLSEFPDISIEKIAYLANTTPATVTKFCKKLGYDGFLGIKQENYINFYGITQEFINEINDPIDLYNAYTNQMKNIYDDLYPLYNHEQISRIAWQLSYCKRITVLTGHHGFTATNLFSEMLRSFNILCYEIDRHSDISIIENTLEQSDMIFIISLSGKWMKKELMEINEKVFERNQNKIVALSYDSSLGLSNLIDFSFIPDFFDSTFISNNSIQVFFILLVSYLAVEMKKRNNL; encoded by the coding sequence ATTCTAAAAAAGGATTTTAAAAAGAGCGGATTACAAGTTATATTATCTGAATATCTCTTTAATATAAAAAAGTTTGATACGAATTTTATTATTGCCAAAGTAATGTTAGATCGTTTATCTGAATTCCCTGATATATCCATTGAAAAGATTGCCTATTTAGCAAATACAACTCCTGCTACAGTCACAAAATTCTGTAAGAAGTTAGGATATGATGGTTTTCTCGGTATTAAACAAGAAAATTACATTAACTTTTATGGTATTACACAAGAATTTATTAATGAGATCAATGATCCTATTGATCTTTATAATGCATACACAAATCAAATGAAGAATATCTATGACGACCTTTACCCACTTTATAATCACGAACAGATTTCAAGGATTGCCTGGCAATTATCATATTGTAAAAGAATTACTGTCTTAACAGGGCATCACGGTTTTACTGCAACCAATTTATTTAGTGAGATGTTGCGTTCATTTAATATCCTTTGTTATGAAATTGATCGTCATTCAGATATTTCAATAATTGAAAACACACTAGAACAATCTGATATGATTTTTATTATTAGTCTTTCTGGTAAATGGATGAAAAAAGAATTGATGGAAATTAATGAAAAAGTTTTTGAAAGAAATCAAAATAAAATTGTCGCTTTATCATATGATTCTTCTTTAGGTTTATCAAATTTAATAGATTTTTCTTTTATACCTGATTTTTTCGATTCTACATTTATATCAAATAACTCTATACAAGTTTTCTTTATCCTTTTGGTTTCTTATCTTGCTGTAGAAATGAAAAAAAGAAATAATTTATAA
- the lysA gene encoding diaminopimelate decarboxylase, translated as MVLQTEFAQIRNKTLYIDDVDAMDLVKQYGTPLYVMSEGHIRYQMNELKEKFLDKYENVLPLFASKSFSCLEIYKLAKEYGIGIDCVSAGEISIALKAGFDPHKIYFHGNNKLPSEIEYAITHDVDHFVIDNFHEIDLVEEIATKLNKTIYATVRVVPEIKAGGHGFIQTGHKDTKFGFSARHGIYLDAIQKIIDSHSIQFEGIHCHIGSQVFDLYAYVSAMKRFVGFAYEIYDKLGVMVTKINAGGGYGIAYTKKDEPLDFEVITTEIMKTIQEGYEKRGWDMPMVLVEPGRYVVGNAGITLYTIGTVKEIPDVRTYVSIDGGMTDNIRTCLYDADYDGIIVNKAEEPKTLKATISGKVCESGDIVVKEVKIAKPEPGDIFAQFSTGAYHYSMASNYNQLPKPAVVFTYKGKSKRVIRRQTFDDLIYYDVNEDYQ; from the coding sequence ATGGTTTTACAAACAGAGTTTGCACAGATTAGAAATAAGACATTATACATAGATGATGTAGATGCTATGGATTTGGTAAAACAATATGGGACACCACTTTATGTAATGAGTGAGGGACATATTCGTTATCAAATGAATGAATTAAAGGAAAAATTTTTAGATAAATATGAAAATGTATTGCCTTTATTTGCATCCAAATCATTTAGTTGTTTAGAAATTTATAAATTGGCTAAGGAATATGGAATTGGGATTGATTGTGTTAGTGCTGGTGAAATTTCAATTGCTTTAAAAGCTGGTTTTGATCCACATAAGATTTATTTTCATGGAAATAATAAATTACCTTCAGAAATTGAATATGCAATAACACATGATGTTGATCATTTTGTTATTGATAATTTTCATGAGATTGATTTGGTAGAAGAAATTGCAACCAAATTAAATAAAACAATTTATGCTACTGTAAGAGTTGTTCCTGAGATTAAAGCAGGTGGACATGGTTTTATTCAAACGGGACATAAGGATACAAAGTTTGGATTTAGTGCAAGGCATGGCATCTACTTAGATGCCATTCAAAAAATTATTGATTCTCATTCTATACAGTTTGAAGGAATACATTGTCATATAGGGTCACAAGTTTTTGATTTGTATGCATATGTAAGTGCAATGAAGAGATTTGTTGGATTTGCTTATGAAATCTATGATAAATTAGGGGTTATGGTTACAAAAATCAATGCTGGTGGTGGATATGGTATTGCATATACTAAAAAGGATGAACCTCTTGATTTTGAAGTCATTACAACTGAAATTATGAAAACAATTCAAGAAGGATACGAGAAACGTGGTTGGGATATGCCAATGGTATTGGTTGAACCAGGACGATATGTCGTTGGAAATGCTGGTATCACTTTATATACAATAGGTACAGTGAAGGAAATTCCTGATGTTCGTACATATGTGAGTATTGATGGTGGAATGACCGATAATATTAGGACTTGTTTATATGATGCTGATTACGATGGAATCATAGTTAATAAAGCAGAAGAGCCAAAAACATTAAAAGCAACAATATCTGGAAAAGTTTGTGAGTCAGGAGATATTGTTGTTAAAGAAGTGAAAATAGCAAAACCAGAGCCAGGAGATATTTTTGCTCAATTTTCTACTGGAGCATATCATTATTCAATGGCTTCAAACTATAATCAATTGCCTAAACCCGCAGTTGTCTTTACTTATAAGGGAAAATCTAAACGAGTTATTAGAAGGCAAACATTTGATGATTTAATATATTATGATGTAAATGAGGACTATCAATAG
- a CDS encoding metallophosphoesterase, with protein MEFIFILMFLFIIIAPFIYFLYIFRHLSKITKISAAGITIFSLITIMIKLFFHPYSTVFLTLTTIVQFYIITVFIIFILFGIYQLICYCIHKPFVYRTITGLIIFSILLTSISYLTHYSKVETNYEITIHKETMLKELHIGMISDIHLGTGTSLSDLRVLVDKFNHKQYDLVCFVGDIFDESTPKDMIEDALSIFSQIKTTYGLFAVNGNHEHYANILQTELYQKYNIYHLSEKYVCVDGLFNIIGREDVVAHLDNKMNNICQGMNTNLPTILLDHNPKRYQDVLHYADLQLSGHTHAGQFFPVTLLTAPLYDNVYGLLQKNHFSLIVTSGYGSWGFPMRFLTNCEFVDIKIAFTKK; from the coding sequence ATGGAATTTATTTTTATTCTTATGTTTCTCTTTATTATTATAGCACCTTTTATTTATTTTCTTTATATATTTCGTCATCTTTCTAAGATTACCAAAATAAGTGCAGCAGGCATAACAATCTTTTCACTTATAACTATAATGATTAAGCTTTTTTTTCACCCTTATTCTACTGTTTTTTTAACACTCACAACAATTGTTCAATTTTATATAATAACAGTATTTATCATTTTTATTCTTTTTGGAATTTATCAACTTATTTGTTACTGTATTCACAAACCTTTTGTTTATAGAACCATCACTGGTTTAATCATTTTCTCAATTTTATTAACAAGCATAAGTTATTTAACACACTATTCTAAAGTAGAAACCAATTATGAAATAACTATTCATAAAGAAACAATGCTTAAAGAATTACATATTGGAATGATTAGTGATATTCATTTGGGAACTGGAACTTCTCTTTCTGATTTAAGAGTTCTGGTAGATAAGTTTAATCATAAGCAGTATGATTTGGTATGTTTTGTTGGCGATATATTTGATGAATCAACTCCAAAAGATATGATAGAAGATGCACTTAGTATATTCTCACAAATAAAAACAACTTATGGACTCTTTGCAGTTAATGGCAATCATGAACATTATGCAAATATTTTACAAACTGAACTTTATCAAAAATACAATATCTACCATCTAAGTGAAAAATATGTATGTGTAGATGGCTTATTTAATATAATAGGAAGAGAAGATGTTGTTGCACACCTTGACAACAAAATGAATAATATATGTCAGGGAATGAATACAAATTTACCAACAATTTTACTTGACCATAATCCTAAACGTTATCAGGATGTTCTTCATTATGCTGATTTACAGTTATCAGGGCATACACATGCTGGACAATTTTTTCCAGTAACCCTTCTAACTGCTCCACTCTATGATAATGTTTATGGATTACTTCAAAAAAATCATTTTTCTTTAATTGTCACAAGCGGTTATGGTTCTTGGGGATTCCCTATGCGTTTCTTAACAAATTGTGAATTTGTAGATATAAAAATAGCGTTTACAAAAAAGTAA
- the dapB gene encoding 4-hydroxy-tetrahydrodipicolinate reductase: MNILVCGFGLMGKKVVQAVRDNKKMNLIGVVSPIFDETIKENMYSSFQEVHDHIDAIIDFSHPNNLDDLLKFGIKHHCALVIATTGFNEQQLLRIEEASSQVPIFQSYNTSFGVSMLIKIVREAAKEFYDQGYDIEIIEKHHNQKIDAPSGTAKLLYDVIHEEIDETKEVYDRSQVHHKREKNEIGIQSVRAGTIFGEHTVLLAGHDEVIELKHTALSKDVFVQGAIAACETIIDKDYGLYTLKNLY; this comes from the coding sequence ATGAATATATTGGTATGTGGTTTTGGTTTAATGGGTAAAAAAGTTGTCCAGGCTGTGAGAGACAATAAAAAAATGAATCTTATTGGTGTTGTTTCTCCAATCTTTGATGAGACAATTAAGGAGAATATGTATTCATCTTTTCAAGAGGTTCATGATCATATTGATGCTATTATTGATTTTTCTCATCCAAACAATTTAGATGATCTATTAAAGTTTGGAATTAAGCATCATTGTGCTCTTGTTATAGCAACAACGGGTTTTAATGAACAACAATTATTGAGAATTGAAGAAGCATCTTCTCAAGTTCCCATCTTTCAATCATATAACACTTCTTTTGGAGTTTCTATGTTAATTAAAATTGTGAGAGAAGCTGCTAAAGAATTTTATGATCAAGGATATGATATTGAAATTATAGAGAAGCATCATAATCAGAAAATTGATGCTCCTTCAGGAACAGCAAAATTACTTTATGATGTTATTCATGAAGAGATAGATGAAACAAAAGAAGTCTATGATCGAAGTCAAGTTCATCATAAACGAGAGAAAAATGAAATAGGTATTCAATCAGTGAGAGCAGGTACAATTTTTGGGGAACACACAGTTCTTCTTGCTGGACACGATGAAGTTATTGAGCTTAAACATACAGCATTGTCAAAAGATGTTTTTGTTCAAGGCGCTATTGCTGCTTGTGAAACAATTATAGATAAAGATTATGGATTGTATACTTTGAAAAATTTATATTAA
- a CDS encoding sulfatase-like hydrolase/transferase — protein MDNKPNIVLFVADQMRCDSMHHMGNDASVTPHLDSILKEGISFENAYCQNPVCVPSRCSFLTGLYPHTTGHRTMHYLQRHEDEPNILKEMKQNGYEVIWIGRNDVIPGDKPKTNYCDEYYDGTTFENQRDNSNSFFFPKDNLKKVTDDDIKNDNFYSFYIGKLKDSEGYGKQDWNCIQSALDYIERKSKNSNSKPFFLYCTISFPHPPYACEDPWYSMIKRHLVPVRRPNISTLKDRASMLYSIESKQNLQNWSEERFTELRATYLAMVSRFDHQFGMICNKLKELNFYDNTNIFVYSDHGDYTGDYNITEKVQNCFENPISNIPLLIKPAKNIKVKPRKTKALAELLDIPATIADMCHINLSYTQFGKSLVHVLSGDEIHKDAVFCEGGRIHGETQAMEKGHNPTSPYWPRLSTQSSEGPEHTKALMCRMGNIKYTMRLYEKDELYDLDKDPLELVNQIDNPKYQDIVLKFKERILYYYMETADFVPQGRDQR, from the coding sequence TTATTTGTAGCAGATCAAATGAGATGTGATTCAATGCATCATATGGGGAATGATGCATCTGTTACTCCTCACTTAGATAGTATTTTAAAAGAAGGTATATCTTTTGAAAATGCTTATTGTCAAAATCCAGTCTGTGTTCCATCTCGTTGCAGTTTCTTAACCGGACTTTATCCTCATACAACTGGACATCGTACAATGCATTATTTACAAAGACATGAAGATGAACCAAATATATTAAAAGAAATGAAACAAAATGGTTATGAGGTTATTTGGATAGGACGTAATGATGTAATACCAGGAGATAAACCTAAAACAAATTACTGTGATGAATATTATGATGGTACCACTTTTGAAAATCAAAGAGATAATTCAAATAGTTTCTTTTTTCCAAAAGATAATTTGAAAAAAGTAACTGATGATGATATAAAAAATGATAATTTTTATTCATTTTATATTGGAAAATTAAAAGATAGTGAAGGTTATGGAAAACAGGATTGGAATTGTATTCAAAGTGCTTTAGATTATATTGAAAGAAAGAGTAAAAATTCCAATAGTAAACCATTCTTCCTATATTGTACAATTTCATTTCCACATCCACCTTATGCATGTGAAGATCCTTGGTATTCAATGATAAAAAGACATCTTGTACCAGTAAGGAGACCCAATATATCAACTCTCAAAGATCGTGCAAGTATGTTATATAGTATAGAGTCAAAACAAAATCTTCAAAATTGGAGTGAAGAACGATTTACTGAATTAAGAGCTACCTATTTGGCAATGGTTTCAAGATTTGATCATCAATTTGGTATGATTTGTAACAAATTGAAAGAACTTAATTTTTATGATAATACAAATATTTTTGTATATAGTGATCATGGAGATTATACTGGAGATTATAATATTACAGAAAAAGTTCAAAATTGTTTTGAAAATCCAATAAGCAATATTCCATTATTAATAAAACCTGCAAAAAATATAAAAGTAAAACCCCGAAAAACAAAAGCTCTAGCAGAACTTTTAGATATACCTGCAACTATAGCAGATATGTGTCATATAAATCTTTCTTATACACAATTTGGAAAATCATTAGTGCATGTTCTATCAGGAGATGAGATTCACAAAGATGCTGTCTTCTGTGAAGGTGGTCGTATTCACGGAGAAACTCAAGCAATGGAAAAAGGTCATAATCCAACTTCACCATACTGGCCACGACTAAGCACTCAATCAAGTGAAGGACCAGAACATACAAAAGCACTGATGTGTAGAATGGGAAATATAAAATATACAATGAGATTGTATGAGAAGGATGAATTATATGATTTGGATAAAGATCCATTAGAATTAGTTAATCAAATAGATAATCCTAAATATCAAGACATTGTTTTAAAATTTAAGGAACGTATTCTATATTATTATATGGAAACAGCAGATTTTGTACCACAAGGTAGAGATCAAAGATAA
- a CDS encoding ACT domain-containing protein, which translates to MNKSPITKVESDHEIIQVKFINVEKNPLFIGNIFKQISLKGVNVDMISQVMLEDDMRIDFTCPLSDQRKLNEALEEIKRKHDRIMIFQNRNVAKVMVEGEKMKDEIGVAANVFEIFGQFQIPFSQVTTSDTSISFVIPGELKEVAVQEIKKAYQL; encoded by the coding sequence ATGAATAAAAGTCCAATTACAAAGGTTGAAAGTGATCATGAAATTATTCAAGTTAAGTTTATAAATGTAGAAAAAAATCCTTTATTTATTGGGAATATTTTTAAACAGATTTCATTAAAAGGTGTTAATGTTGATATGATTTCACAAGTTATGTTAGAGGATGATATGAGAATTGATTTTACTTGTCCACTTTCAGATCAAAGAAAACTAAATGAAGCATTAGAGGAAATCAAGCGGAAACATGACAGAATAATGATTTTTCAGAATAGAAATGTTGCTAAGGTTATGGTTGAGGGTGAAAAGATGAAGGATGAAATTGGTGTTGCTGCAAATGTTTTTGAAATATTTGGACAATTCCAGATTCCATTTAGTCAGGTAACAACATCTGATACATCTATATCATTTGTTATTCCAGGTGAATTAAAAGAAGTTGCTGTTCAAGAAATAAAAAAGGCTTATCAATTATAA
- the mnmE gene encoding tRNA uridine-5-carboxymethylaminomethyl(34) synthesis GTPase MnmE, with amino-acid sequence MNDDIIVAIATSRLEAAISIIRLSGKDCIAFVQSFFTGQIKNKESHTITYGYIKDDQKRIDEVLVNIYRGHRTFTGEEMVEINCHGGVFITQKVLNLCLKKGARMAEHGEFSKRAFLNGRIDLSQAEAISDLITAKNDYATELALKGIQGNISHFIEDLREDLIKIITQIEVNIDYPEYEDVEELTADSLLPKSQLLKEKMNHIIESSQNVHLLKDGISTVIIGKPNVGKSSLLNALLNEDKAIVTDIAGTTRDIVEGTIRLDNIILNMIDTAGIRETNDIVENIGVNKSKELIHKADLVLLVLDSSSELTKEDYELIELSQDTNRIIVMNKKDQGIKYELDGIFISAKDNEIESLINEIKKMFELGKITAGQEDILANARQIQLLEKARQSLENAIEAMENNVPTDLIVTDLYESWENLKEILGERAKEDLLDELFKRFCIGK; translated from the coding sequence ATGAATGATGATATTATTGTTGCTATTGCAACTTCAAGATTAGAAGCAGCGATTTCTATTATTCGTTTGAGTGGTAAAGATTGCATAGCATTTGTTCAAAGTTTTTTTACAGGTCAAATTAAAAATAAGGAAAGTCATACCATAACATATGGATATATAAAAGATGATCAAAAGAGAATAGATGAAGTTCTGGTTAATATTTATCGAGGCCATCGAACTTTTACGGGTGAAGAGATGGTTGAAATTAATTGTCATGGAGGCGTTTTTATTACTCAAAAGGTCTTAAATTTATGTTTAAAAAAAGGGGCACGAATGGCTGAACATGGCGAGTTTTCAAAGCGTGCATTCTTAAATGGTCGGATAGATTTGTCACAAGCTGAAGCTATTAGTGATTTAATAACAGCAAAGAATGATTATGCAACTGAATTGGCTTTAAAAGGAATTCAAGGTAATATTAGTCACTTTATTGAGGATTTAAGAGAAGATTTAATTAAAATTATAACTCAAATAGAAGTTAATATTGATTATCCAGAATATGAAGATGTTGAAGAGTTAACAGCTGATTCTTTACTTCCAAAAAGTCAGTTATTAAAAGAGAAAATGAATCATATTATTGAATCATCTCAAAATGTCCATTTATTAAAGGATGGAATATCAACTGTTATTATAGGAAAACCTAATGTTGGAAAGTCAAGTTTATTAAATGCATTACTTAACGAAGATAAAGCTATTGTTACAGATATTGCAGGAACAACAAGAGATATTGTTGAAGGAACAATTCGTCTTGATAATATTATATTAAATATGATTGATACTGCTGGTATTCGAGAAACTAATGATATAGTCGAGAATATTGGTGTTAATAAATCTAAAGAATTAATACATAAGGCTGATTTGGTTTTATTAGTTCTTGATAGTTCATCAGAGCTTACAAAAGAAGATTATGAATTGATAGAATTATCTCAAGATACCAATAGAATTATTGTTATGAATAAAAAAGACCAAGGTATTAAATATGAATTAGATGGTATTTTTATAAGTGCAAAAGATAATGAAATAGAATCTTTAATTAACGAAATTAAAAAAATGTTTGAATTAGGTAAAATAACTGCAGGTCAAGAAGATATTTTGGCAAATGCTAGGCAGATTCAATTATTAGAAAAAGCAAGACAATCATTAGAAAATGCTATTGAAGCAATGGAAAATAATGTGCCAACTGATTTAATTGTAACTGATTTATATGAAAGTTGGGAAAATTTAAAAGAAATACTTGGAGAAAGAGCAAAAGAGGATTTATTAGATGAATTATTTAAACGCTTTTGTATAGGAAAATAA
- a CDS encoding BglG family transcription antiterminator encodes MVIELDSQYEKRKQEIEKIVKNVIEKHNIEISQTAFDNLIIHLSLCISRELNGTYIPTSESQINHLKEHEYYPAAVQIIEILEKEFDVTIDQNQISYTTMYLANINLLDIDFNCEFDLCDDEMEEVINQTIVKIKEILNLDLRKNKEFYTGMTLHFYPALDRLQNNQQLSNNPLKDQIQSQHETEFECAKIFNSIVEEHYKKSFNEHELAYIALHFGTAFRQQ; translated from the coding sequence ATGGTTATAGAATTAGACAGTCAATATGAAAAAAGAAAACAAGAAATAGAAAAAATTGTGAAAAATGTTATTGAAAAACATAATATTGAAATTTCACAAACTGCATTTGATAATTTAATTATTCATTTATCACTATGTATTTCAAGGGAGTTAAATGGAACGTATATCCCAACAAGTGAAAGTCAAATTAATCATTTAAAGGAACATGAATACTATCCTGCTGCTGTACAAATCATTGAAATACTTGAAAAAGAGTTTGATGTGACAATTGATCAAAATCAAATTAGTTATACAACTATGTATTTAGCTAATATTAATTTATTAGATATTGATTTTAATTGTGAATTTGATTTATGTGATGATGAAATGGAAGAAGTCATCAATCAAACAATTGTAAAAATTAAAGAAATTTTAAATTTAGACTTGAGAAAAAATAAAGAGTTTTATACTGGTATGACATTACATTTCTATCCTGCATTAGATCGTTTACAAAATAATCAACAACTCTCAAATAATCCTTTAAAGGATCAAATTCAATCACAACATGAAACTGAATTTGAATGTGCAAAAATCTTTAACTCTATTGTTGAAGAACATTATAAAAAATCATTTAATGAGCATGAATTGGCATATATTGCATTACATTTTGGTACTGCATTTAGACAACAATAA
- a CDS encoding amidohydrolase translates to MKTIYTNGVIISLEDYSGNALVEENGKIINIGNYQELYEKGMKVVDLEGHTLIPAFIDSHSHISGYATSLLQVALDDCQSIQDVQKVIHKYIEENQIKNDEFIMCKGYDHHKLKEKRHITKQELDTFSQDIPIIIQHQTGHCGVMNSNALKKLNIQKKTKSPEGGKIDFDTGFLEETAFTYYLQKAPMASLESLKKAYLKAQQTYASYGITTAQDGMIVDALKNIYHMLIQDHIFYIDVVGYPGFDAHDFMKDFQNHIKKYMNNFKIGGYKMFLDGSPQNKTAWTISPYVDGTYGYPTLTDEQLKNNLIKAAQEDMQVLVHCNGDQAVQHYMDQYQRVHQQDIRPVIIHAQMMRPEQMNQAKDLHMIPSFFLSHVYYFGDIHKENMGVQRAQSISPLQSALKHHLCFTMHTDAPVIQPNMIESLHIAVNRETQSGDILGKEECIEPLEALKALTIHGAYQYFEENEKGSLKIGKKADMVILSENPLTIDKKKIKDIKVLKTIKDGQVIFDSQEGINVSQTTNIF, encoded by the coding sequence ATGAAAACAATATATACAAATGGAGTCATTATATCTTTAGAGGATTATAGTGGAAATGCTCTTGTTGAGGAAAATGGAAAAATTATAAATATTGGAAATTATCAGGAACTTTATGAAAAAGGTATGAAGGTTGTGGATTTAGAAGGTCATACATTAATTCCAGCCTTTATAGATAGCCATAGTCATATAAGTGGTTATGCAACTTCTTTGTTACAGGTAGCTCTTGATGATTGTCAAAGTATTCAAGATGTTCAGAAAGTTATTCATAAATATATAGAGGAAAATCAAATAAAAAATGATGAGTTTATTATGTGTAAAGGTTATGATCATCATAAATTAAAAGAAAAAAGACATATTACAAAACAAGAATTAGATACTTTTTCTCAAGATATTCCGATTATTATTCAACATCAAACAGGACATTGTGGTGTTATGAATAGCAATGCACTTAAAAAATTAAATATACAAAAGAAAACGAAGAGTCCAGAAGGTGGAAAAATTGATTTTGATACTGGTTTTTTAGAAGAGACAGCCTTCACTTATTATCTTCAAAAAGCACCAATGGCTTCACTGGAATCATTAAAAAAAGCTTATCTTAAAGCACAACAGACATATGCGAGTTATGGGATAACAACTGCTCAAGATGGAATGATTGTTGATGCTTTAAAGAATATATATCATATGCTTATTCAAGATCATATATTTTATATAGATGTTGTTGGTTATCCTGGCTTTGATGCTCATGATTTTATGAAAGATTTTCAAAATCATATTAAAAAATATATGAATAACTTTAAAATCGGTGGATATAAGATGTTTTTAGATGGATCACCACAAAATAAAACAGCATGGACAATTTCACCTTATGTAGATGGAACATATGGATATCCAACATTAACAGATGAACAACTCAAGAACAATCTTATCAAAGCAGCTCAAGAAGATATGCAAGTCCTTGTACATTGTAATGGTGATCAAGCTGTTCAACATTATATGGATCAGTATCAAAGAGTTCATCAACAAGATATAAGACCGGTGATTATACATGCTCAGATGATGAGACCAGAACAAATGAATCAAGCTAAAGATCTTCATATGATTCCATCATTTTTCTTATCACATGTTTATTATTTTGGTGATATACATAAGGAAAATATGGGTGTACAAAGAGCACAGTCTATTAGCCCTTTACAGTCTGCCTTAAAACATCATCTTTGCTTTACAATGCATACTGATGCTCCAGTTATTCAACCTAATATGATTGAAAGTTTACATATAGCAGTCAATCGAGAAACTCAAAGTGGTGATATTTTAGGTAAAGAAGAATGTATTGAACCATTAGAAGCACTTAAGGCATTAACAATTCATGGAGCATATCAATACTTTGAAGAAAATGAAAAAGGGTCTTTAAAGATTGGTAAGAAGGCTGATATGGTTATTTTAAGTGAAAATCCATTAACAATTGATAAAAAGAAGATTAAGGATATTAAAGTCTTAAAAACAATTAAAGATGGTCAAGTTATTTTTGATAGCCAAGAAGGTATAAATGTATCTCAAACAACCAATATTTTTTAA
- the dapA gene encoding 4-hydroxy-tetrahydrodipicolinate synthase translates to MEPIFEGSAVALVLPMHDDGSLDFEGFKRQVQRMIDGGVQALLVNGTTGETATITIEEEFELTKIVIEMAKGTGIKVIAGAGSNDTETALKKAKFAKEVGADAILVVTPYYNKTSQRGLIDHYTYIADQVEIPMIIYNVPGRTGMNIAVDTVVELAKHRNIKAMKDATDNIAYAMDVLSKTRDLDFDMYSGCDDNILPFIAAGGKGVISVLSNVYPRETEKFAQAVLKGDMELAKAMAYDLNDVSKYLFVDVNPIMPKVALAKLGVCGEMVRRPLIKTTEANKKLLFDAMIKFEEKGY, encoded by the coding sequence ATGGAACCAATTTTTGAAGGAAGTGCAGTAGCATTGGTGTTACCAATGCATGATGATGGAAGTTTAGATTTTGAGGGGTTTAAAAGACAAGTTCAAAGAATGATTGATGGAGGCGTACAAGCTTTATTAGTAAATGGAACAACGGGTGAAACTGCTACAATTACAATTGAAGAAGAATTTGAGTTAACAAAGATTGTTATTGAAATGGCAAAAGGAACAGGTATAAAGGTTATTGCTGGTGCTGGTTCGAATGATACAGAAACAGCTTTAAAAAAGGCAAAGTTTGCAAAGGAAGTTGGAGCAGATGCTATTCTTGTTGTGACACCATATTATAATAAAACGAGTCAAAGAGGACTTATTGATCATTATACGTATATAGCTGACCAAGTGGAAATTCCTATGATTATTTATAATGTTCCAGGACGTACTGGTATGAATATTGCAGTAGACACTGTTGTTGAGTTAGCAAAGCATAGGAATATTAAGGCTATGAAAGATGCTACTGATAATATTGCTTATGCAATGGATGTACTATCAAAAACGAGAGATTTGGATTTTGATATGTATAGTGGATGTGATGATAATATTCTTCCATTTATTGCAGCTGGTGGTAAGGGTGTGATTTCAGTCTTGTCTAACGTTTATCCTAGAGAAACGGAAAAATTTGCCCAGGCTGTCTTAAAAGGTGATATGGAGCTTGCAAAAGCAATGGCATATGATTTGAATGATGTAAGCAAATATTTATTTGTTGATGTTAATCCGATTATGCCAAAAGTTGCTTTAGCAAAATTAGGAGTATGTGGTGAAATGGTAAGAAGACCACTTATTAAAACAACAGAAGCAAATAAGAAATTGTTATTTGATGCAATGATAAAATTTGAAGAAAAGGGATATTAG